A region of the Thamnophis elegans isolate rThaEle1 chromosome 1, rThaEle1.pri, whole genome shotgun sequence genome:
ttgtttgagagtgagtgagtgagagagggatccaacttctctctgtgtgtgtctgtttgagagaggggggagggagggagagagggaggaaggagggtgagggagaagaaaagaatgggAAACTTATTTTGcgagggggaaaatgctgtcgctttaaatggaactgagcatgcctggctgtggacttctgggagttgaagtccacaagtctaaaaaactTGCTGcccaccagccataaagctcaccgcacgtcactgtccaCAAATGCTCCAGATAGTTGCTCCTCACAAGGACAGGAGTCACCCTCAGCTTTAGACCTCTGGGAGATGAGAGGAATCCATATCCACTCAAACTGAAGTTGCatactttcttttctaattactatgtttcccccgaaaataagacaggatctttttttcttttgacccctgaaataagcgcttggcctattttcaaggaggtcttattatttttgaggtgcagtaggtggcaagtgtggtcacctcctggctgctgctgtgttgcaatattttcgaggagggcttattttgggggaggacttattttagcgcatgcactcaaaagcccaattggctttattatctggggaggttttatttttggggaaacagggtatctttGCAATTTCCTTTCCTAATAACAAGAATTACTTGTTAATTCTTTTTAGCTATTAGGAATCTTTGGATCAACAACTTTTATGGCACTGTGAATTTTGTTCTgtctttgcaaaataagttttataTGCAAGTGTTATGAATCACAATTCAGAATATGACTTCGACCTTGAATCTGACAATGTTGCTACCCTGTATTTTAGGACTATCAGCCTCAAGAAGACTCAAGATTGTATCCTTGAGATGCAATGACTAAAATATAAGAACTAGCCTTATAGTTACTGCTAATTGTAGAGATCTATTGCAAATTCATAAAAAAATGTTCATTATTCCATGGCAGGACTTTCTTGGCATTGTAATAGTATCTAGTCAATGCTGTTTCTCAAAAGTCTAGTGCTCTCCGGACCCTTAcaactctcccggccttccgaaaagccaccaaaacctgctgttccggcaggcctggggctgttgattaatgtccagccccacctagacagaatggatagtgtgtaattttaataactgtatttttattcttaaatttttaaatgttttttatcttgtttctgtaagccgcccagagtcctacgggattgggccgcatacaaattttattaaatttcaaatttcaataatgATGGGAAAGGAATTGTTTAGTTTTCTCAGGAGTTCTTGAATAGATCTtggattagatttagattagatttagattttactttatttgtatgccgcccttttccctgaggggactcagggtggctcacaattcaagggaggggaaaaacagacaagttacaaacatgaaaaccatacaccattaaaaagcacaacagtcataccattcgagtggggttgcaagtctttagccccaggcctgtcggaacagccagcttttaagggctatgcggaaggcctggagggtggtgagggtacgaatctccacggggagttcattccagagggtcggagcagccaccgagaaggccctcctccaggtagttgccagtcgacattggccggctgatggaattcggaggaggcctagtctatgggatcttattggtctagtggaggtaattggcagtaggtggtctctcaagtacccagatccaataccatgaagggctttgtaggtgacaactagcaccttgaagcgcacccggagatcaacaggcagccagtgcagctcgcggaggatagatgttacgtgggtgaatcgaggcgcacccatgatcgctcgcgcggctgcattttggacaagctgaagtcgctgaatactcttcaagggcagccccatgtagagcacgttgcagtactccagcctagaggtcacaagggcacgagtgactgttgtgagagcctcccggttcaggtagggacgcaactggtgcaccaggcgaacctgggcaaatgcccccctggtcacagctgacaaatgatgttcaaaagtcagctgtgggtccaggaggactcccaagttgcggaccctatctgaggggcgtactatttgaccccccagcctgagagatggatcacttggccaattagtgggagggaagcacagcagccactcggtcttatctggattgagtacaagcttgttaacctccATCCAGTCTCCCAACAGcatcaaggccctggctcatcacgtccatcgcttcattgagttggcacagggcggacagatacagctgtgtatcgtccgcatactggtggtattttatcccgtgccgtcgaatgatctcacccagcggtttcatgtagatattaaagagaaggggggacaggaccgaaccctgcggcaccccatatgttaggggcctaggggtcgatctctgccctccgactaacaccgactgcgacctgtccgagaggtaagaggagaaccaccgtaagacagtgcctcccacccccacctcccgcagtcgtcgcagaaggataccatggtcgatggtatcgaaagccgcagagaggtcaaggagtactaggatggaggcaagacctccatccctggctctccagagatcatcggtcaatgcgacccaAAGCGgttttccgtgctgtagccaggcctgaagccagactggaatggatctagataactgatttcctccaaggaccgctggagctgaaaggccaccaccttctcaacaaccttccccacaaaggggaggttggagactggacgatagttgtttaggacggctggatccaaagatgatttcttcaggaggggtctcaccaccgccgcctttaatgcgggggaaagaccccctcccgaagggaggcgcaacaaccgcctggatccagccccgtgtcacctccctgctacaggtttatcctccctggataAACCTTTGCTACAAAGAAAATTAACCGGGTGCTCAGTGGCTGATATAGCTTGAGGGTATGTATGTTGTATCTTGCAAAAGCCTGTGAGACTCACTAAAACCACTTTCCAAAGAATTAAACCCAGGAACATCTCAAGAAGTGAAAGATGGTGCAAGTAATTCCTAGCTTTGTGTGACCTGTTGAAGGAGACACAGCAAAGCTATCAAGGCAGCACAAGCCTTTTAGGATTTACTAGATTGTCTGAGAATGGAGGATACAAGAGTTCCCTCCAGTGGAGATCTGCTGAGCTCTAGTGTTTTCTAGATAATTTATAAGGTTTTTTTCGCCCCTCTCGTGTCACCATTAGATCAGAGGGATGTGCATCCAGCCTTAGAGTGATAGAGCCTGGGTATAAGAAAAACTCTCAAACAAAGTTTTCCATGTGAAGAGATTAAAATCAGTTTATAAACATACAAGGTATTGGTTCAGAAAGTATACAATTTTATTAATCAGGAACTGAACTCTACCCAGAGGAACATATGTAAACTTTGCATCTCCAAAAATGATTAGGCTAGTTCTCCTGtgaaattttgaagaaaaaaacaaaagcaacccGGGCCCAATTAGGCAGCACAGAAGTAGATGAATTTCTCTTGTCCCTTGGCATAAGACCAATGGAATGGGCAGATTGCATCCTAAATGAAGAGACCAGTTATAACATATTAACATACCATACTTTTAATAGTTTTATTGACAGTGTCGCATCAAATTAAGTTATAGAAAtataatgattatgatgatgataatgctgctgctgctgatggcCACCCATGTACTAAAGATAGTAGTGTTGTTGGTTATTATGGGAACAAAACCATGAGCTCATTAGCACTGCCACTTTTGAATGGAAATGTGCCAAGTATCTTCCTGAATCTATTCCCAATGTTTCCATAACATATTTCTCTCTTGTTAACATCTCCATGATGCACTTTGCCCCTGTCATGGCCATTATGGCTTAACTCTGAGTGCCATTCATACCAGCTATTTGGGAAACTCCATTCCTGCCTAAGATCGCTGGTCCAGACTACTGGCTGCTTCTAATTAAAGATTGAGTTCCTAGAAGATGTATGAGGTTCTGAAGTGAAATAATGAAGAGATATGCAATAATTCTGATAAGAGATTTATTTCTAATTCATTAAttactttatttaaatttattggctacCCAGCTCTAGTGGAGATCTGAATAAAACAAACATGACCAAGGCTGATCATAATAAGACCATGAGAAGATCAAATATCTTTCAGTGCCATCAAATAGAAGCCTATAAGGAGATTGTATGTAGCATAAGAAAAAATGTATTATGTCTTCATCAGAAGATGTTGAGGCTTAtattggatgtgtgtgtgtgtgctaaagGCTAAAATTCTCAAATAACTGTTCTCAGCCCTATCCTctattaatttatataattttcaaTGCTTTTGGTGGAAATTAATTACATAATGTATAGGAGTAGTTTCATTGATCTATCTAAAAgacggatgtcaaactcaaggccgggggggggggcagatgcagtccacagagtgcttagatctggcctgtggtgccatcctgaaaacagcgaaggactggcccatggtgcctctgcctgtGAAAACAGGTGGATCTTTCCAAgccctgttttctctggcagagggttacaggagacCGTTAcagttgaaaatggagcttgggagcctgttttcactggcaatgtTAAGAAGCAGTATCACTTGCCCCcagcatgagtgatgttgagttggccacacccaccctggccatgcctcccaaccctgaggtcaaacacaaccctgatgtggccctaaaTGAAATCGACTTTGATACCACTGGTCTAAAAGGTCTTATTGCTGAAGGATCATCAGTTCTGGTGTTATGAAAAAGAGTGAAAATTGTTTCTCTGCCAAAGTTAGCAAAATACTTTTGTGACCCTGTCTCCTTGAGGGTTTTTTCCCAATGTAAAATGCTCCAATCTTTTTGTTGCCTTGAATATTTAATATGTTTTTCCTATTTGTATCTCACTTTTTAATACAGCTCTATCAACTGCTTCAACTTGTAGAGTTCTATAAGAATTTTATAGAAATCAATTCATTATTCCAGCTCAGGATTTCTTAAGCTTTGTAAATTATAGAAATTATCCTACATTGAGGGAGAGAaactcagattttaaaaaaaatattttattttatttattttgattggaTACGCCTTAATACAACTCTTCAGATATGTATCCCTCTTTATATgttggactccaaatcccatgcCTTCTAATTAATATTGTCGTAGACTGAACAAGGTTAACTGAACTGATAGTCTTTCTCCCCCCCAGAAAGAATAGGAGAATTTTGAACATAAAGATGAAAAGTATGGTAAATATCAAATCTGACTGAAATATTTGGTTTATTACATGTTAAACTACTTGCAACATGACAAATTCAGAACTAATAACAACTTTTAATTTACTTGTGTAGAACTCTGAATGCTTATATAGGCTTTCAGCCTTGGGTTTTCCACAATCAAAAATTATACAGGGTTTTAATCATACAATTAACCATCTTGCTTTATGAAACTAGGAACTCTCATTTTGTGGACTCTTGCTATGCTACCAATGTTGGTGGCTGAAGATCCTGGGAAGTGGCTAAGAGCCAGAAGTGCAAAGTTTATCTGATTAAACTGAAAAAGTGGTTCAGCAGGATTGAGACTATTGTTAGTTAAGTCTACTATGTTAAATAAATTGTGATTGTTATTGAGATAATATTCAGAAGTATAAAAGGTCACAGAACATTATGATACAATGTATTTCTTTTACCCAGTGATGTTATtcctctttagaaggtcagagaTTATTACTGAATGACATTGTCGCTTACATTTATTTTGGTTTTCTGTCTTTAAAAGTCCATACATTGCCCACTGATTTTATCAGAGCATCTTTCACCTCCTTGTTCCTCAGGCTGTAGATCAAAGGGTTGAGCATGGGGATCACGACCGTGTAGAACATAGAGGCCCATTTGTCTTGGTCCATGGAATAGCTGGAGGTGGGCCGGATGTACATGAAGACTATGGTCCCGTGGAATATCCCAACAGCTGCCAAGTGAGAAGCACAGGTGGAAAATGCCTTGCGCCTGCCCTCGGAGGAGTGCATTCTTAGGATTGTAACCACAATATAAACATAGGATATAAGACTCATACAAATGCTGCATGCTTCGATGAAGCCATCAATGATAAGCAGCACAAGCTCATTAACAGAGGTGTCAGAACAGGAGAGTACAAATAGTGGAGGCATATCACAAAAGAAGTGATTAATAAGATTTGACCTGCAGAATGTGAGTAGGAATGTAGAGGAAGTGTATACTATTGTATCCATTAAGCCTATGCAATATGCAAAAGCAATCAATTGTTGGCAGAGTGTTTTGGTCATTGTTGCTGAATAGAGAAGTGGATTGCAGATGGCCACATACCTATCATAGGCCATCACAGCCAACAAACACACTCTATGTCTACAAGAACACATAGAAAAAGAGCTGTGTAGCACAGGCATTGTAGGAAATCCTTTACTTTCACTTAATAAATCAATCCGCATTCTAGGAGCAATGGTTGAGGAACAGCAGAGATCAACAAAGGAGGAGGTTGCCCAGGAAGTAATACATGGGTTTGTGAAGTTGGGTGTTAGTGCATATCAGTAGAATCATCCCAATATTCCCTACCACCGCAATGAAATAAATTGAGAGgaagataaaaaaaaagaacaagctgCATTTTGGGATTGTCTGTGAATCCCTGAAGAATGAATTCAGTAATGATAGAATCATTTCCTTTATCCATGAGCTGTCACAATGGGTGCTGGGTTCAGAATATTAGCTGAAtatgaaatgtcttttttttaaaaaaaaatctatcaaaggaaggaaagaaaatttgCTTTCTTTAGAGTTCCATCTATCTTGGTTTTCTCTATAAAAAATAACCATAAGGACTAGGATCACATTTCCACTGTATTCATCTAAATCAGACGTGTCAAACCCATGGCCCAGGGACTGCATGTGGCCCTGGACAGCTAGCAATGCAGccctacaacccccccccccaaaataaaggaggtttgttatttatatacattaactacaCTATACATTTTATATTTGGCATAAGACAATTCCACTTCGCTCAATGTGGCCCAGGCAAGTTAAAATATTGGGCACATCTGATCTACATGATCGTTAAATTTGCATTAAACAAAAATACAAGGCTGGGTAGTGAATACACTATTCTAACGTTTATTTCATTTGCTGAGATATTGCATGTGAAAATTCATATTAATGCTCTGTGCTGTGTGTgactatttttttataaaaatggaTGATGGAAtgaatgttaaaaatattttgaattgctGATAAaccttctttccccttctttcttgagAAGCctctgaattaaaaataaaataaaataaagtctgCTTTCAGAGCACTGGTAGATTCCAAGCACTGTCATATCTCTTCTTTCACTTAATGCATTTGACTGTCATATTTTATAGATTATATGTTTTAAAAGCTATTTTCATTGACTATTATTGCTTCTGATTCCAGAGTATCTTCTGCATATGTTGAAATCAATACTGATTTTTATATGGTCCCAAGTATGGATAGATTTAATTTCATCTGAAAACATCTAAGTTGAGTGCAATAACTTCTGATCTGATGTAGTTCTCTATATATTAATTCTTTCCTACAAAAGTAGCccacaaatattttaatatacagaTTACTAAAATCTCTTATTTGAAGTCCTTCATTCTGGCACAAATCCAGAGTCAAATAAGAGGTTTTAGTAATCTACGTACTAAAATATTGGTAGGTCAGTTTTCATTCATGAGACAGGTAAGGCAGCATCCAAAAGTAACAGAATTGTTTAGATAATTGTAAGTGCTTAAGAGCAGAAAGGGGGAGCTGCCTATATCTCCTACTTAAAAGGTAAGAACAACAATGAACAAACTGGCTGAGATGCTAAACTATCTCATGATCTATCTCATGATAGTTTAGCAATTCTAAACAGATGCCATAGAAAAATATCCAGTTAGAAAGTGGGAATAACTTGTCaccattttggggggaggggagaaggtatctcttttctttcccccaacttgtgaaaaataaaaatgaaaagtacAAGACCACTGCATCTTTGAGAGTTCCTTGCTTTCTAATGACTGGACACACCATAGCATACACAATGTTTCACTGTAGCACATACCTCACTTTATTTCTGTAACATAGGATCTCCCCTTTTATTGCAATTGATTCATTGTAAAGGGATCTTTACAATtgattcatctctctctctctctctctctctctctctctctctctttctcttctctctcattACTAGAAAATCATCCTTTTTAGCACAGTATAACAGAATACATCTGTTATATTCAATAATTTGTTATTTTAGTATCTTAACATGAGTTCAACTTCAGaagaaatcttaatcttaatgGTTCAATCCAGTATTCTCAAACTTTGCAGAATCACAAATGCACATTATGGACACTATCTGTAATATACAGATTAAAATTCAGTTATTAAAAGTAGGTTTTGTATTTAGTTTTTCCCAACCTTGACATCAATGAATTCATTAATTTTATTCATGGTGTGGTGACAAACAAACTTGAGAAGTACTGATTTAAgcattaattaatattttaaaaatgaatattttgctcTGGTATTTAAGGCATGGGTTAAAAAAGTGGAACATTGGTATTCTGTGCTAAGATCAATGGAATATCAGTTTGATATCTCTTGTATTTTTACAAATCtatattat
Encoded here:
- the LOC116504809 gene encoding LOW QUALITY PROTEIN: olfactory receptor 5AR1-like (The sequence of the model RefSeq protein was modified relative to this genomic sequence to represent the inferred CDS: inserted 3 bases in 3 codons; deleted 2 bases in 2 codons): MDKGNDSIITEFILQGFTDNPKMQLVFFFIFLSIYFIAVVGNIGMILLICTNTQLHKPMYYFLGNLSFVDLCCSSTIAPRMRIDLLSESKXISYNACATQLFFYXVLVDIECXLLAVMAYDRYVAICNPLLYSATMTKTLCQQLIAFAYCIGLMDTIVYTSSTFLLTFCRSNLINHFFCDMPPLFVLSCSDTSVNELVLLIIDGFIEACSICMSLISYVYIVVTILRMHSSEGRRKAFSTCASHLAAVGIFHGTIVFMYIRPTSSYSMDQDKWASMFYTVVIPMLNPLIYSLRNKEVKDALIKSVGNVWTFKDRKPK